From the genome of Haloterrigena sp. KLK7, one region includes:
- the pyrG gene encoding glutamine hydrolyzing CTP synthase, with protein sequence MPTESDTHYDPSLGNKFIFVTGGVMSGLGKGITAASTGRLLKNAGFDVTAVKIDPYLNVDAGTMNPYQHGEVYVLEDGGEVDLDLGNYERFLDIDMTSDHNITTGKTYQHVIEQERAGDYLGKTVQIIPHITDDIKRRIREAAEGTDVCIIEVGGTVGDIEGMPYLEALRQFAHEEPEENVLFTHVTLVPYSKNGEQKTKPTQHSVKEVRSIGLQPDIIVGRCEDRLDPETKEKIALFCDIPTEAVFSNPDVEDVYHVPLMVEEEGLDQYVLEHFGLADEALPEGERANDWREIVTTEKSGTVDIALVGKYDLEDAYMSIHESLKHAGFEVGVDVERHWVPADELADGHEGQLEGMDGIIVPGGFGMRGSEGKIEAVRYARENDVPFLGLCLGFQMAVVEYARNVLGLEGAHSAEMVEDTPHPVIDILPEQYEVEDMGGTMRLGEHTTVIEPETLAYDLYGDTSCSERHRHRYEVNPEYFDAFEDEPLVFSGTAGNRMEILELEDHPYFLGTQFHPEYTSRPGQPSPPFLGLVEAVLEGPDADGAESADADEDADTDAETEVTH encoded by the coding sequence ATGCCGACGGAATCGGACACTCATTATGACCCCTCGCTGGGGAACAAGTTCATCTTCGTCACCGGCGGCGTCATGTCGGGACTCGGCAAGGGGATTACGGCCGCGAGCACCGGCCGACTCCTCAAGAACGCCGGGTTCGACGTCACCGCGGTGAAGATCGACCCGTACCTGAACGTCGACGCGGGGACGATGAATCCCTACCAACACGGGGAGGTGTACGTCCTCGAGGACGGCGGCGAGGTCGACCTCGATCTGGGGAACTACGAGCGGTTCCTCGATATCGACATGACCTCGGATCACAACATCACTACGGGGAAGACCTACCAGCACGTCATCGAGCAGGAACGCGCCGGCGACTACCTGGGCAAGACGGTCCAGATCATCCCCCACATCACCGACGACATCAAGCGTCGCATTCGGGAGGCCGCCGAAGGCACTGACGTCTGTATCATCGAAGTCGGTGGCACCGTCGGTGATATCGAGGGGATGCCCTACCTCGAGGCCTTGCGCCAGTTCGCCCACGAGGAACCCGAGGAGAACGTCCTCTTCACCCACGTCACGCTCGTTCCCTATTCGAAGAACGGCGAGCAGAAGACCAAGCCGACCCAGCACTCGGTCAAGGAGGTCCGCTCGATCGGCCTCCAGCCCGACATCATCGTCGGCCGCTGCGAGGACCGCCTCGACCCCGAGACCAAGGAGAAGATCGCGCTGTTCTGTGACATTCCCACGGAAGCGGTGTTCTCGAACCCCGACGTCGAGGACGTCTACCACGTCCCGCTGATGGTCGAAGAAGAGGGGCTCGACCAGTACGTCCTCGAACACTTCGGGCTGGCCGACGAGGCCCTGCCCGAGGGAGAGCGGGCGAACGACTGGCGGGAGATCGTCACCACCGAGAAGAGCGGCACGGTCGACATCGCGCTGGTCGGCAAGTACGACCTCGAGGACGCGTACATGTCGATCCACGAGTCGCTGAAGCACGCCGGCTTCGAGGTCGGCGTCGACGTCGAGCGCCACTGGGTGCCGGCCGACGAACTGGCCGACGGCCACGAGGGCCAACTCGAGGGAATGGACGGGATCATCGTCCCCGGTGGCTTCGGGATGCGGGGCTCCGAGGGCAAGATCGAGGCCGTCCGCTACGCCCGCGAGAACGACGTTCCGTTCCTCGGGCTCTGTCTCGGCTTCCAGATGGCCGTCGTCGAGTACGCCCGGAACGTGCTGGGCCTCGAGGGCGCCCACTCCGCCGAGATGGTCGAGGACACGCCCCACCCGGTCATCGACATCCTGCCCGAACAGTACGAGGTCGAGGACATGGGCGGGACGATGCGACTCGGCGAGCATACGACCGTCATCGAACCCGAGACGCTCGCCTACGACCTGTACGGCGACACCTCCTGTAGCGAGCGCCACCGCCACCGCTACGAGGTCAACCCCGAGTACTTCGACGCCTTCGAGGACGAACCGCTCGTCTTCTCCGGCACAGCGGGCAACCGGATGGAGATCCTCGAACTCGAGGACCACCCCTACTTCCTCGGGACGCAGTTCCACCCCGAGTACACGTCCCGTCCCGGCCAGCCCAGTCCGCCGTTCCTCGGGCTGGTCGAGGCCGTCCTCGAGGGGCCCGATGCGGACGGCGCGGAGTCCGCAGACGCAGACGAAGACGCTGACACCGACGCGGAAACGGAGGTAACCCACTGA
- a CDS encoding PH domain-containing protein — MASHERRTALEFDEPDIGFQAGFGFYLGLVAAGVAAIAGLTAGTATETLLGILPTTVTAVAIVGHILARRAHGLPERIGRSRRRRLACYAPPIAFAAALAVPLVAPLEASGRFVVVTLAVTVVTGVAAFGVDRMARNRYIDAITADEPVTTWTWQRTGFASGETVFAVCMMITIGGGLAMAWSGSVYGLFMAAYGVLLYGMDRFDLGDEWSAFDPAEQWNPPTIRAHEAGLVLERSASNAFVPWDDIADVRLTDDALVLERRWLDLRCDRATIDDPESVLEAIQRARGRADATRRTDLAD, encoded by the coding sequence GTGGCGTCTCACGAACGACGAACGGCCCTCGAGTTCGACGAGCCGGACATCGGCTTTCAGGCCGGGTTCGGGTTCTACCTCGGTCTCGTCGCGGCCGGCGTCGCGGCGATCGCGGGGCTCACGGCCGGCACCGCTACCGAAACGCTGCTCGGGATCCTGCCGACGACGGTGACGGCGGTGGCGATCGTCGGCCACATCCTCGCGAGACGGGCCCACGGCCTGCCCGAACGGATCGGTCGGAGCCGACGGCGCCGGCTGGCGTGTTACGCGCCGCCGATAGCGTTCGCGGCGGCGCTGGCCGTTCCGCTCGTCGCACCGCTCGAAGCGTCCGGTCGGTTCGTCGTCGTGACGCTCGCGGTGACGGTCGTGACCGGCGTCGCGGCGTTCGGGGTCGATCGGATGGCCCGCAACCGGTACATCGACGCGATCACCGCCGACGAACCCGTTACGACCTGGACGTGGCAGCGGACCGGCTTCGCCTCCGGCGAGACCGTGTTCGCCGTCTGTATGATGATCACGATCGGCGGTGGCCTCGCCATGGCGTGGTCGGGGTCAGTCTACGGCCTGTTCATGGCCGCCTACGGCGTCTTGCTCTACGGCATGGATCGGTTCGATCTGGGCGACGAATGGAGCGCGTTCGATCCCGCCGAGCAGTGGAACCCGCCGACCATCCGCGCTCACGAGGCGGGGCTCGTCCTCGAGCGATCCGCCTCGAACGCGTTCGTCCCGTGGGACGACATCGCGGACGTCCGGCTGACCGACGACGCACTCGTCCTCGAGCGCCGGTGGCTCGACCTCCGCTGTGACCGCGCGACGATCGACGACCCCGAGTCGGTGCTCGAGGCAATCCAACGCGCTCGCGGGCGAGCGGACGCGACGCGGCGGACGGACCTCGCGGATTGA
- a CDS encoding cyclophilin-like family protein has translation MTDLTVTVGDRTLAADWTDDAPETRAALEAALPVAGDAVRWGDELYFGVSLDVPPENAREVVPEGAVAYWPTGEKLCLFWGETPASVDGEPRAAAPVTVVARVTETKPLTGLEGGARMRLERAE, from the coding sequence ATGACCGATCTCACCGTTACCGTCGGCGATCGAACGCTCGCGGCCGACTGGACCGACGACGCCCCCGAGACGAGAGCAGCGCTCGAGGCGGCCCTGCCGGTCGCCGGCGACGCCGTCCGCTGGGGCGACGAGTTGTATTTCGGCGTCTCGCTCGACGTCCCGCCAGAAAACGCCCGCGAAGTCGTCCCTGAGGGCGCGGTCGCGTACTGGCCGACGGGCGAGAAACTGTGTCTGTTCTGGGGCGAGACGCCGGCCAGCGTCGACGGGGAACCGCGGGCCGCCGCGCCCGTGACGGTCGTCGCGCGCGTTACCGAGACGAAGCCGCTGACCGGTCTCGAGGGCGGGGCACGGATGCGACTCGAGCGCGCGGAGTGA
- the infB gene encoding translation initiation factor IF-2, with protein MSNTDTHDPTSLRTPIVAVLGHVDHGKTSLLDKIRGSAVIEGEAGAITQHIGATAVPLDIISTIAGDLVDPDDFDLPGLLFIDTPGHHSFTTLRSRGGALADIAILVVDVNDGFQPQTLEALDILKRSQTPFIVAANKIDTVPGWDPNEDTPINDTYEDQSDRVRQRLDEKLYEIIGNLSDEGFSADLYWRVQNFQRNVGVVPVSAMTGEGVPDLLTVMMGLSQRYMKEEMEIDVSGPGVGTVLEVKEEKGFGKTVDIVLYDGTIKEDDTIVVGGQNDPIVTEVRALLQPRPLAEIRTESRFENVDEVGAAAGIKVAAPELGDAMAGAPVRVVRDRDLEDVIEEVQAELASIAVDTAEEGVVVKADTLGSLEAMADALDEAEVPIVRAEVGDVAPRDISVASTAEDPKQQVILGFNVDVLSDAEHRAETDDVTIFTDEVIYQLVEEYDEYVEGIEQAQQDTILENISRPARFRILPDHTFRQNDPAVVGVEVNSGTVQNNANVVKFEGNEPERVGQIKGIQEQGEDVDEARAGNRVSVAIDGPTVGRQIEEDDELWIQIPEKHAKILEQELADEIPADELEALNMYLDKQRNRDPFWGK; from the coding sequence ATGTCGAATACGGATACGCACGACCCAACATCTCTCAGAACTCCGATCGTCGCCGTCCTCGGACACGTCGATCACGGCAAGACCAGTCTCCTCGACAAAATACGCGGTTCCGCAGTGATCGAGGGTGAAGCAGGCGCGATTACCCAGCACATCGGCGCGACGGCCGTTCCGCTGGATATCATCTCCACGATCGCGGGCGACCTCGTCGACCCCGACGACTTCGACCTGCCCGGCCTGCTGTTCATCGACACGCCGGGCCACCACTCCTTTACGACGCTGCGCTCCCGGGGCGGCGCGCTGGCCGACATCGCCATCCTCGTCGTCGACGTCAACGACGGCTTCCAGCCCCAGACCCTCGAGGCCCTCGACATCCTCAAGCGCTCCCAGACGCCGTTTATCGTCGCGGCGAACAAGATCGACACCGTCCCCGGCTGGGACCCGAACGAGGACACGCCGATCAACGACACCTACGAGGACCAGTCCGACCGCGTCCGCCAGCGACTCGACGAGAAACTCTACGAGATCATCGGCAATCTGAGCGACGAGGGCTTCTCCGCCGACCTCTACTGGCGCGTCCAGAACTTCCAGCGCAACGTCGGTGTCGTCCCCGTCTCGGCGATGACCGGCGAGGGCGTCCCTGACCTGCTGACCGTGATGATGGGGCTCTCCCAGCGGTACATGAAAGAGGAGATGGAGATCGACGTCTCCGGCCCCGGCGTCGGCACCGTCCTCGAGGTCAAAGAGGAGAAAGGGTTCGGGAAGACGGTCGACATCGTCCTCTACGACGGGACGATCAAGGAAGACGACACGATCGTCGTCGGCGGCCAGAACGATCCGATCGTCACCGAGGTCCGCGCGCTGCTCCAGCCCCGGCCGCTCGCGGAGATCCGAACCGAGAGCCGCTTCGAGAACGTCGACGAGGTCGGCGCCGCGGCCGGGATCAAGGTCGCCGCGCCCGAACTCGGTGACGCGATGGCCGGCGCGCCGGTCCGTGTCGTCCGCGACCGGGATCTCGAGGACGTCATCGAGGAGGTCCAGGCCGAACTCGCCTCGATCGCGGTCGACACCGCCGAAGAGGGGGTCGTCGTCAAGGCCGACACGCTGGGGAGCCTCGAGGCGATGGCCGACGCCCTGGACGAGGCGGAGGTGCCGATCGTCCGCGCGGAGGTCGGCGACGTCGCGCCGCGGGACATCTCGGTCGCGTCGACGGCCGAGGACCCGAAACAGCAGGTCATCCTCGGGTTCAACGTCGACGTCCTCTCCGACGCCGAGCACCGCGCCGAGACCGACGACGTGACGATCTTCACCGACGAGGTCATCTACCAGCTCGTCGAGGAGTACGACGAGTACGTCGAGGGGATCGAGCAGGCCCAGCAGGACACCATCCTCGAGAACATCTCGCGGCCCGCGCGGTTCCGCATCCTGCCGGATCACACGTTCCGCCAGAACGACCCCGCGGTCGTCGGCGTCGAGGTCAACTCCGGGACCGTCCAGAACAACGCCAACGTCGTGAAGTTCGAGGGCAACGAGCCCGAACGCGTCGGCCAGATCAAGGGCATTCAGGAACAGGGCGAGGATGTCGACGAGGCCCGGGCCGGCAACCGCGTCTCGGTCGCCATCGACGGACCGACCGTCGGCCGCCAGATCGAGGAGGACGACGAGCTCTGGATCCAGATCCCCGAGAAACACGCCAAGATCCTAGAGCAGGAACTGGCCGACGAGATCCCCGCCGACGAACTCGAGGCGCTGAACATGTACCTCGACAAGCAGCGCAACCGGGACCCGTTCTGGGGCAAGTAG
- a CDS encoding PRC-barrel domain-containing protein: MSDILAENLSGKSVMGSDGTELGLLYNITMDLKSGKLHDLVIDPDDEVSQRTVDFDVDDAGRFLVPVNRVQAVKDYIVVQR, encoded by the coding sequence ATGAGCGATATACTCGCTGAAAATCTCTCGGGGAAGTCCGTCATGGGTTCCGACGGCACCGAGCTCGGACTGCTCTATAACATCACGATGGACCTCAAATCCGGCAAGCTCCACGATCTCGTTATCGATCCCGACGACGAAGTGTCCCAGCGAACGGTCGACTTCGACGTCGACGACGCCGGCCGCTTCCTCGTCCCCGTCAACCGCGTCCAGGCGGTCAAAGACTACATCGTCGTCCAGCGCTAA
- a CDS encoding NOB1 family endonuclease, with translation MYVLDSSAFIHDFHTTEQTATIPLVREELEDESAYRYDAMEGSGMHIHIPNDDTTEKVQRAARESGDLDVLSDTDVRLVAASFELDGTLVTDDYAMQNVAEKLNVDVEVIAREGIDEQRRWQYQCQGCGREFDEQKDRCPICGSELARKNPS, from the coding sequence ATGTACGTTCTCGACTCCTCGGCGTTTATCCACGACTTTCACACGACAGAACAGACTGCAACCATCCCGCTCGTCCGCGAGGAACTCGAAGACGAGAGCGCCTATCGCTACGACGCGATGGAGGGCTCGGGGATGCACATCCACATCCCCAACGACGACACCACCGAGAAGGTCCAGCGCGCGGCCCGCGAGTCCGGCGACCTCGACGTCCTCTCCGACACCGACGTTCGCCTCGTCGCGGCGAGTTTCGAACTCGACGGGACGCTCGTGACCGACGACTACGCGATGCAAAACGTCGCGGAGAAGCTCAACGTCGACGTGGAGGTGATCGCCCGCGAGGGCATCGACGAACAGCGCCGCTGGCAGTATCAGTGTCAGGGCTGCGGTCGCGAGTTCGACGAACAGAAGGACCGCTGTCCGATCTGCGGCTCGGAACTGGCCCGCAAGAACCCGTCATAA
- a CDS encoding type II CAAX endopeptidase family protein, translated as MSDLTRSADGDGDAGSAASAVVPTVGTVLSAVVLVALLLPVRRGVDAPAVWLAAVGALVATGAFVGRRHGLLERRVSGPAAAGGSLLVVALAGYAITQGVLGSIVVPGLEGSISLLFVALIAAIGTVGVGIADRGGISGRGLYRRLVLTVEVSVLAVVGLFSISIAALFLSLPVSALVGEPTALQQSLIEYPAYALGLGGVAAGYLAYRGRDRSFVDLERPTLRTVGWIVLGLVLIFAANIAISQLMTALGIDPSDHSTTQRLAENPELAMVAVPSMLLFVGPFEELFYRNVIQKSLYERFSRAGAVLVGSLVFMLVHVTAYATAGPGAMLASLSLVFALGLVLGAIYERTDNLLVPALVHGCYNALIFVEYLV; from the coding sequence ATGAGCGATCTCACCCGTTCCGCCGACGGTGACGGCGACGCCGGCTCGGCCGCGTCCGCCGTCGTCCCGACCGTCGGTACCGTCCTCTCGGCCGTCGTTCTCGTCGCGCTCTTGCTTCCGGTCCGCCGCGGCGTCGACGCTCCCGCTGTCTGGCTCGCGGCGGTCGGCGCCCTCGTCGCCACGGGCGCCTTCGTCGGTCGTCGGCACGGACTGCTCGAGCGCCGCGTCAGCGGTCCGGCCGCGGCGGGCGGGAGCCTCCTCGTCGTCGCCCTCGCGGGGTACGCGATCACCCAGGGCGTGCTGGGATCGATCGTCGTTCCGGGCCTCGAGGGGTCGATCTCGCTGCTGTTCGTCGCGCTGATCGCTGCGATCGGGACGGTCGGCGTCGGGATCGCCGATCGCGGCGGCATCTCGGGCCGCGGACTGTACCGCCGACTCGTACTGACGGTCGAAGTGAGCGTACTCGCCGTCGTCGGACTGTTCAGCATCTCGATCGCCGCGCTGTTCCTCTCGCTGCCGGTGAGCGCCCTCGTCGGCGAACCCACGGCGCTCCAGCAGTCACTGATCGAGTACCCCGCCTACGCGCTCGGCCTCGGCGGGGTCGCGGCGGGCTATCTGGCCTACCGCGGTCGCGACCGGTCGTTCGTCGACCTCGAGCGACCGACGCTCCGGACGGTCGGCTGGATCGTGCTCGGGCTGGTCCTGATATTCGCCGCGAACATCGCGATTTCGCAGCTCATGACGGCGCTCGGAATCGATCCCTCGGATCACAGCACCACCCAGCGGCTGGCCGAGAATCCCGAACTGGCGATGGTCGCCGTCCCGTCGATGCTCCTGTTCGTCGGCCCGTTCGAGGAGCTGTTCTACCGGAACGTGATCCAGAAGTCCCTCTACGAGCGGTTCTCGCGCGCCGGCGCCGTCCTCGTGGGAAGCCTCGTCTTCATGCTCGTCCACGTGACCGCGTACGCGACCGCGGGACCGGGAGCGATGCTCGCGAGCCTCTCGCTGGTGTTCGCGCTCGGACTGGTCCTCGGAGCGATCTACGAGCGGACGGACAATCTGCTGGTGCCGGCGCTGGTCCACGGCTGTTACAACGCGCTGATCTTCGTCGAGTATCTCGTGTGA
- a CDS encoding glucose-6-phosphate isomerase codes for MHVDIGNALASVASPGASRDALERLDEQVADAHERIAEGMENGEHGYEALNLPERTDPEEIRAAVEPVADAEALITVGIGGSALGAATITDALADESDTEAVYLDNVDPEWVSNHLEGLPLEETAINVVSRSGTTAETLANFLVVRDAFEAAGVDWTERTIVTTGESGPLRNLANRHDLPSLKVPDGVPGRFSALSAVGMVAAAVCGHDLEALLEGAAAERETLTGSLFECPAYAYGATAYALDQRGAGINAMVPYAESLETFAEWFAQLWAESLGKDDLGQTPVRALGVTDQHSQLQLYRAGPRDKLVTFVSPGETDDRPIPDTDVEELAYLGDATLGELLEAEFEATEASLAAADRPNVRIELEGVDEYELGGLLYGMEAACVLAGELYGVNTFEQPAVEWAKKATRGLLGGGDFEEADAVAEKTELRIER; via the coding sequence ATGCACGTCGACATTGGTAACGCGCTCGCGTCCGTCGCGTCGCCGGGCGCCTCGAGGGACGCCCTCGAGCGCCTGGACGAACAGGTCGCGGACGCTCACGAGCGCATCGCGGAGGGCATGGAAAACGGAGAGCACGGCTACGAGGCCCTCAACCTCCCGGAGCGAACCGACCCCGAGGAGATCCGAGCGGCCGTCGAACCGGTCGCCGACGCCGAGGCCCTGATCACGGTCGGCATCGGCGGCAGCGCGCTGGGCGCGGCGACGATCACGGACGCGCTCGCCGACGAGAGCGACACCGAGGCCGTCTACCTCGACAACGTCGATCCCGAGTGGGTGTCGAACCACCTCGAGGGACTGCCCCTCGAGGAGACGGCGATCAACGTGGTCTCGCGGTCGGGAACGACGGCGGAGACGCTGGCGAACTTCCTCGTCGTCCGCGACGCCTTCGAGGCCGCGGGCGTCGACTGGACCGAGCGCACGATCGTCACGACGGGCGAGTCCGGCCCGCTCCGGAACCTCGCGAACCGCCACGACCTGCCGTCGCTGAAGGTCCCCGACGGCGTTCCGGGTCGCTTCTCGGCGCTGTCGGCGGTCGGCATGGTCGCGGCGGCCGTCTGCGGCCACGACCTCGAGGCGCTCCTCGAGGGCGCCGCCGCCGAGCGCGAGACCCTGACCGGCTCGCTGTTCGAGTGCCCGGCCTACGCCTACGGGGCGACGGCCTACGCGCTCGATCAGCGCGGTGCTGGAATCAACGCCATGGTCCCCTACGCGGAGTCGCTGGAGACCTTCGCCGAGTGGTTCGCCCAGCTGTGGGCCGAAAGTTTGGGGAAGGACGACCTGGGCCAGACGCCGGTGCGAGCCCTCGGCGTGACCGACCAGCACTCCCAGTTACAGCTCTATCGGGCGGGTCCGCGGGACAAGCTCGTCACCTTCGTCTCGCCGGGCGAGACCGACGACCGACCGATCCCCGACACCGACGTCGAGGAGCTGGCGTACCTCGGCGACGCGACGCTCGGCGAACTGCTCGAGGCGGAGTTCGAGGCGACCGAGGCCAGCCTCGCGGCGGCCGACCGGCCGAACGTCCGGATCGAACTCGAGGGCGTCGACGAGTACGAACTCGGCGGGCTCCTGTACGGAATGGAGGCTGCCTGCGTCCTCGCGGGCGAACTCTACGGCGTCAACACGTTCGAACAGCCGGCCGTCGAGTGGGCCAAGAAGGCCACCCGCGGCCTGCTCGGCGGCGGGGACTTCGAGGAGGCCGACGCCGTCGCCGAGAAGACCGAACTTCGAATCGAACGGTAG
- a CDS encoding helix-turn-helix domain-containing protein, whose translation MTQDETTVEAISLLQDLGLQEYEARCFIALNKLPNGTAKEIHEISEVPRTRVYDAIRVLESQGLVEVQHSSPQRYRAVGISEATRILREKYNDRIDTLETYLEEADVEEPEDDDHVQEIWSLSGHEAIESRTLELIGNAESEIALLVVDDDVLSEALFDGVQQAIGRDLTVVLGGQTTETTATLEARLPETRVFETDMDWLTGSELDAEVAISRILLVDRETLLIGTYYPDADSGKAKEQAVFAKGLQNGVVVLLRRLVTAGLSAMEDPGA comes from the coding sequence ATGACACAGGACGAAACAACGGTAGAGGCGATTAGTCTGTTACAGGACCTCGGTCTGCAGGAGTACGAAGCACGCTGTTTTATAGCGTTGAATAAACTCCCCAACGGGACCGCAAAGGAGATCCACGAGATCTCCGAGGTGCCGCGAACGCGGGTGTACGACGCCATTCGCGTCCTCGAGTCGCAGGGCCTGGTCGAAGTCCAGCACTCGAGCCCCCAGCGGTACCGCGCCGTCGGGATCAGCGAGGCGACGCGGATTCTGCGCGAGAAGTACAACGATCGGATCGACACGCTCGAGACGTATCTCGAGGAGGCGGACGTCGAGGAGCCCGAGGACGACGATCACGTCCAGGAGATCTGGTCGCTGAGCGGCCACGAGGCGATCGAGTCGCGGACGCTCGAACTGATCGGGAACGCGGAGTCGGAGATCGCGCTGCTCGTCGTCGACGACGACGTTCTCTCCGAGGCGCTGTTCGACGGCGTCCAGCAGGCGATCGGGCGCGACCTCACCGTCGTTCTCGGCGGCCAGACCACGGAGACGACGGCGACGCTGGAGGCGCGGCTCCCCGAGACGCGCGTGTTCGAAACCGATATGGACTGGCTCACCGGAAGCGAACTGGACGCCGAGGTCGCGATCAGCCGGATCCTGCTCGTCGACCGGGAGACGCTGCTGATCGGTACCTACTATCCCGACGCCGACAGTGGCAAAGCGAAAGAGCAGGCCGTGTTCGCCAAGGGACTCCAGAACGGGGTCGTCGTGCTCCTGCGCAGACTCGTAACGGCCGGCCTCTCCGCGATGGAAGACCCGGGAGCGTGA
- a CDS encoding response regulator, translated as MSSFTHRSGADEPIDVLLVEDDPRDVDLLREAFAIAERNRETRLHAVTSGSDALSFLCRSVESESDSPPNFALLDLNVPTHDGVAILEALADDPKLRRLPVVALTEADRTDDIVRCYEARANASLPKPTDLSGYVSLVEGIERFWLEQARLPPVSA; from the coding sequence ATGTCCTCCTTCACTCATCGAAGCGGTGCCGACGAACCGATCGACGTCCTGCTCGTCGAAGACGACCCGCGCGACGTCGACCTGCTTCGGGAAGCGTTCGCGATCGCGGAGCGGAATCGCGAGACCAGACTGCACGCTGTAACCAGCGGTAGCGACGCGCTGTCGTTCCTCTGTCGATCGGTCGAGTCCGAGTCGGACTCACCGCCGAACTTCGCTCTTCTGGATCTGAACGTGCCGACCCACGACGGGGTCGCGATCCTCGAGGCGCTCGCCGACGACCCGAAACTGCGGCGGCTTCCGGTCGTCGCCCTCACCGAAGCGGATCGGACGGACGATATCGTGCGCTGCTACGAGGCCCGAGCCAACGCGTCTCTACCGAAGCCGACCGACCTGAGCGGGTACGTCTCGCTCGTCGAAGGGATCGAACGCTTCTGGCTCGAGCAGGCGCGCCTCCCCCCGGTTTCAGCGTGA
- a CDS encoding DUF5812 family protein: protein MTEQTSTFVVTHAENESAVVRDVETAQVHTLGSNPGLEVHDVLEATVAPEPPLEVTWEVIDVADRRSIELVDSDLAPTQHATELAADADVGDLIQEERAGTGEIHVFRVPEDEVESAAQDVLDDAETIARAARLEAVRVEVRRSADDGVLSVRYLPD, encoded by the coding sequence ATGACCGAACAGACGAGCACGTTCGTCGTCACCCACGCCGAGAACGAGTCGGCCGTCGTCCGCGACGTCGAGACCGCACAGGTCCACACGCTCGGCTCGAACCCCGGTCTCGAGGTCCACGACGTCCTCGAGGCGACCGTCGCTCCCGAGCCGCCGCTGGAGGTCACCTGGGAAGTGATCGACGTCGCCGACCGACGATCGATCGAGCTAGTCGACAGCGACCTCGCGCCGACCCAGCACGCGACGGAGCTGGCCGCCGACGCCGACGTCGGTGACCTGATTCAGGAGGAGCGGGCCGGAACCGGCGAGATACACGTCTTCCGCGTTCCCGAGGACGAGGTGGAGTCGGCGGCGCAGGACGTTCTCGACGACGCGGAGACCATCGCGCGGGCGGCCCGACTCGAGGCGGTCCGCGTCGAGGTCCGTCGGTCGGCCGACGACGGCGTGTTGAGCGTGCGGTATCTTCCCGACTGA
- the secF gene encoding protein translocase subunit SecF, with translation MGYFDVPELPYTRYSNRQLAAVPLAVLAVALLVLTGTFLMTGTPVPLGMDFAGGSELTIQTTSSQEEIANAFDEEPESIQSVSAPNSQNQYVVQFTSTDLESLSQQAEENLEQDGDNDVVQLQSTVSGSFGQQTQQTALLGIAVAFVGMSVITFLLFRTFVPSIAIVLSAFSDLVIPLAFMTIADISLSLGTVAALLMLIGYSVDSDILLNNHVLRRQGDFYESTHRAMRTGITMTVTSMAAMLVMGVTAGLFGVELLSSIGIVLFVGLAADLMNTYMLNLSLLRWYKFEGIRS, from the coding sequence ATGGGGTATTTCGACGTACCGGAACTTCCCTACACCCGGTACAGCAACCGCCAACTCGCGGCGGTGCCGCTCGCGGTACTCGCGGTTGCATTGCTCGTTCTCACCGGCACGTTCCTCATGACGGGAACGCCGGTACCGCTGGGGATGGACTTCGCCGGCGGCTCCGAACTGACTATCCAGACGACCTCCTCGCAGGAGGAGATCGCGAACGCCTTCGACGAGGAACCCGAGTCGATTCAATCGGTCTCGGCGCCCAACTCCCAGAACCAGTACGTCGTCCAGTTCACCTCGACCGACCTCGAGTCGCTGAGCCAGCAGGCCGAGGAGAACTTAGAGCAGGACGGCGACAACGACGTCGTCCAGCTCCAGTCGACGGTTTCGGGGAGCTTCGGTCAACAGACCCAGCAGACGGCGCTGCTGGGGATCGCCGTCGCCTTCGTCGGGATGAGCGTCATCACCTTCCTGCTGTTCCGGACGTTCGTGCCGTCGATCGCCATCGTCCTCTCGGCGTTTTCGGACCTGGTGATTCCGCTGGCGTTCATGACGATCGCCGACATCTCCCTGTCGCTGGGAACAGTCGCGGCCCTACTGATGTTGATCGGCTACTCGGTCGACTCCGACATCCTGCTGAACAACCACGTCCTGCGTCGGCAGGGTGACTTCTACGAGAGCACCCACCGCGCGATGCGGACCGGGATCACCATGACGGTGACGTCGATGGCGGCGATGCTCGTCATGGGCGTCACCGCGGGGCTGTTCGGCGTCGAACTGCTCTCGTCGATCGGGATCGTCCTCTTCGTCGGTCTCGCGGCCGACCTGATGAACACCTACATGCTCAACCTGAGTCTGCTTCGCTGGTACAAGTTCGAGGGGATCCGCTCATGA